In Agarivorans gilvus, one genomic interval encodes:
- a CDS encoding Y-family DNA polymerase, with protein MFALVDANSFYCSAEAVFRPDWRNKPIIVLSNNDGCVVAVNRLAKAIGIERFKPFFQIKSLCEKKGVIVCSSNYELYADLSMHMMQIIGAFAPRQHVYSIDETFIDVSNACEALPPLEVLGKQIRRTVWKEVRLPVCVGFGKTLTLCKVANHAAKRLPGFNGVCVIEHNEQRDRILSQMCVSDVWGVGRKLSIRLKDMGITTGYKLANMPPKLAKQHFSVEMERTILELNGVSAKSWDEARANKQQIFSTRSTGQRILELHSLMQAFSLHVSCACLKAREQGSVVGAILIFAHNSPFDDGISRGFKQLLRPACATNDTIVISQLVSQAIPQLFIPGIKYYKVGVGLIDLIDEQYQQLDMFTAKPGRPELMKAVDALNQRYGSGTMFLGSQGISPKWHMRRDMLTPQYTTDWRHIPLISCK; from the coding sequence ATGTTTGCGCTTGTTGATGCCAATAGTTTTTATTGTTCAGCGGAAGCGGTGTTTCGCCCTGATTGGCGCAACAAACCAATCATAGTACTGAGCAACAACGACGGTTGTGTGGTTGCTGTAAATCGTTTGGCTAAAGCTATTGGTATCGAGCGCTTTAAACCTTTTTTCCAGATTAAATCATTGTGCGAAAAAAAAGGTGTCATTGTATGCTCGTCAAACTATGAGCTATATGCAGATTTATCGATGCATATGATGCAAATCATTGGCGCATTTGCTCCAAGACAACATGTATACAGTATTGATGAAACCTTCATAGATGTATCAAATGCCTGTGAGGCTCTGCCCCCGCTTGAGGTTCTGGGAAAGCAAATCCGTCGAACTGTTTGGAAAGAAGTGCGTTTACCCGTTTGTGTGGGGTTTGGAAAAACGCTGACGCTGTGTAAGGTCGCCAATCATGCTGCTAAACGTTTACCTGGTTTCAATGGGGTTTGTGTGATTGAGCATAATGAACAAAGAGACCGTATTTTATCTCAAATGTGTGTGTCCGATGTGTGGGGAGTGGGCCGAAAGTTAAGCATACGTCTCAAAGACATGGGAATAACAACCGGATACAAGTTGGCGAATATGCCACCGAAGCTTGCTAAGCAGCATTTCAGCGTGGAGATGGAGAGAACGATACTCGAACTTAACGGTGTATCCGCAAAATCATGGGATGAAGCGCGAGCGAATAAGCAGCAAATTTTCTCAACGAGAAGCACTGGCCAACGAATACTGGAGCTACACTCGTTGATGCAAGCATTTTCACTGCATGTGAGCTGTGCATGTTTAAAAGCAAGAGAGCAAGGTAGCGTAGTCGGTGCGATTTTAATATTTGCACATAACTCGCCGTTTGATGATGGTATCAGTCGAGGCTTTAAGCAGTTGCTGCGGCCCGCTTGTGCAACTAACGATACCATTGTGATTAGTCAGCTGGTCTCACAAGCAATACCCCAACTATTTATTCCAGGTATCAAATACTACAAAGTCGGCGTGGGCCTTATAGATTTAATTGATGAACAGTATCAACAACTGGATATGTTTACGGCAAAGCCGGGCCGACCAGAACTAATGAAAGCTGTTGATGCATTAAATCAACGCTACGGCAGTGGCACAATGTTTCTAGGCTCACAAGGTATCAGCCCCAAGTGGCATATGCGAAGGGATATGCTCACGCCTCAATACACGACGGATTGGCGACATATTCCACTTATTAGCTGCAAATAA
- a CDS encoding LexA family protein — MKVIPILASAGLTGFESPATEYSQLPLSLDDLLIEHPSATFIGLASGDSMLGSGIHDGDVLIVDRHVHVESGDVIVANINGEFVCKIIDKSRRMLLSANEHYGPVAVSSCDRFTVEGVVIRSIRCHRPSRLLKLL, encoded by the coding sequence ATGAAAGTAATCCCTATTCTAGCGAGTGCTGGCCTTACAGGTTTTGAATCCCCCGCGACTGAATATTCGCAACTCCCACTGAGTTTAGATGACTTACTTATTGAGCATCCATCAGCCACATTTATCGGTCTAGCGTCCGGAGACTCAATGTTGGGTAGCGGTATACACGATGGGGATGTATTGATTGTTGACCGTCACGTCCATGTAGAGAGTGGTGATGTCATTGTCGCAAATATCAACGGCGAGTTTGTGTGTAAGATTATCGATAAATCAAGACGTATGCTCCTATCAGCCAATGAACACTATGGCCCAGTAGCTGTCAGTAGTTGTGATAGGTTTACTGTAGAAGGCGTCGTTATCCGCTCTATACGCTGTCACCGGCCGTCTCGTTTGCTGAAACTGCTTTAA